A DNA window from Mastomys coucha isolate ucsf_1 unplaced genomic scaffold, UCSF_Mcou_1 pScaffold21, whole genome shotgun sequence contains the following coding sequences:
- the Aqp8 gene encoding aquaporin-8 isoform X1: MSGEQTPMCSMDLREVKVKETSMAGRCRVFWYEQYVQPCIVELVGSALFIFIGCLSVIENSPNTGLLQPALAHGLALGLIIATLGNISGGHFNPAVSLAVTLIGGLKTMLLVPYWISQLLGGLVGAALAKVVSPEERFLNASGAAFAIVKQQEQVAEALGVEIILTMLLVLAVCMGAVNEKTMGPLAPFSIGFSVIVDILAGGGISGACMNPARAFGPAAMAGYWSFHWIYWLGPLLAGLFVGLLIRLFIGDEKTRLILKSR; encoded by the exons ATGTCTGGGGAG CAGACACCGATGTGTAGTATGGACCTACGTGAGGTCAAGGTGAAGGAGACCAGCATGGCTGGTAGATGCCGTGTGTTTTGGTATGAACAATACGTACAGCCGTGTATAGTAGAACTTGTGGGCTCTGCTCTCTTCATCTTCATCGGATGTCTATCGGTCATTGAGAACAGTCCGAATACTGGGCTCCTGCAGCCTGCCCTGGCTCATGGGCTGGCCTTGGGGCTCATCATTGCTACCTTGGGGAACATCAG CGGTGGACACTTCAACCCTGCTGTGTCATTGGCAGTCACACTGATTGGAGGCCTCAAGACCATGCTGCTAGTTCCCTATTGGATCTCCCAACTGCTTGGGGGCTTAGTGGGGGCTGCCTTGGCTAAG GTGGTGAGTCCAGAGGAAAGGTTCTTGAATGCATCTGGAGCAGCCTTTGCGATAGTCaagcagcaggagcaggtggCGGAAGCCCTGGGGGTAGAGATCATTCTGACGATGCTGTTGGTATTGGCTGTGTGTATGGGTGCCGTCAATGAGAAGACAATGGGCCCCCTGGCCCCATTCTCCATTGGCTTCTCTGTTATTGTGGATATCCTGGCAGG TGGTGGCATCTCTGGAGCCTGCATGAACCCTGCTCGTGCCTTTGGACCTGCTGCGATGGCCGGCTACTGGAGCTTCCACTGGATCTACTGGCTGGGTCCCCTCCTGGCTGGCCTCTTTGTAGGACTGCTCATTAG GCTCTTCATTGGAGATGAGAAAACCCGCCTAATCCTAAAGTCGAGGTGA
- the Aqp8 gene encoding aquaporin-8 isoform X2: MSGETPMCSMDLREVKVKETSMAGRCRVFWYEQYVQPCIVELVGSALFIFIGCLSVIENSPNTGLLQPALAHGLALGLIIATLGNISGGHFNPAVSLAVTLIGGLKTMLLVPYWISQLLGGLVGAALAKVVSPEERFLNASGAAFAIVKQQEQVAEALGVEIILTMLLVLAVCMGAVNEKTMGPLAPFSIGFSVIVDILAGGGISGACMNPARAFGPAAMAGYWSFHWIYWLGPLLAGLFVGLLIRLFIGDEKTRLILKSR; encoded by the exons ATGTCTGGGGAG ACACCGATGTGTAGTATGGACCTACGTGAGGTCAAGGTGAAGGAGACCAGCATGGCTGGTAGATGCCGTGTGTTTTGGTATGAACAATACGTACAGCCGTGTATAGTAGAACTTGTGGGCTCTGCTCTCTTCATCTTCATCGGATGTCTATCGGTCATTGAGAACAGTCCGAATACTGGGCTCCTGCAGCCTGCCCTGGCTCATGGGCTGGCCTTGGGGCTCATCATTGCTACCTTGGGGAACATCAG CGGTGGACACTTCAACCCTGCTGTGTCATTGGCAGTCACACTGATTGGAGGCCTCAAGACCATGCTGCTAGTTCCCTATTGGATCTCCCAACTGCTTGGGGGCTTAGTGGGGGCTGCCTTGGCTAAG GTGGTGAGTCCAGAGGAAAGGTTCTTGAATGCATCTGGAGCAGCCTTTGCGATAGTCaagcagcaggagcaggtggCGGAAGCCCTGGGGGTAGAGATCATTCTGACGATGCTGTTGGTATTGGCTGTGTGTATGGGTGCCGTCAATGAGAAGACAATGGGCCCCCTGGCCCCATTCTCCATTGGCTTCTCTGTTATTGTGGATATCCTGGCAGG TGGTGGCATCTCTGGAGCCTGCATGAACCCTGCTCGTGCCTTTGGACCTGCTGCGATGGCCGGCTACTGGAGCTTCCACTGGATCTACTGGCTGGGTCCCCTCCTGGCTGGCCTCTTTGTAGGACTGCTCATTAG GCTCTTCATTGGAGATGAGAAAACCCGCCTAATCCTAAAGTCGAGGTGA